A region of Ferruginibacter albus DNA encodes the following proteins:
- a CDS encoding CBS domain-containing protein has protein sequence MLTTDFINNSIPRLHPNDSVNKALQLMNDFRVEHLPVVSNEKYLGLVSENNLLEAEDETITLETLQESFLLQYVNENEHFLSAVSFSNQFDTSIVPVINEEKELTGVITTANLLKLLGNFSGADAIAGIIVLQMERHQFAISEISRIVESNDATILHLNTVIHPDTGILTVTLQLNKKEVASIVNTFERYEYNIVGYFGNEKFENDIHSNFRHLMNYLDI, from the coding sequence ATGTTAACCACAGATTTCATAAACAACTCAATACCTCGCTTACACCCGAACGACTCGGTAAATAAGGCATTGCAGCTGATGAATGATTTTAGGGTAGAGCATTTACCTGTTGTTTCCAACGAAAAATATTTAGGATTGGTTAGTGAAAACAATTTGCTGGAAGCAGAAGATGAAACCATTACATTGGAAACTTTACAGGAAAGTTTTTTGCTACAGTATGTAAATGAGAACGAACATTTTCTTTCTGCAGTAAGTTTCTCCAATCAATTTGATACTTCTATTGTACCGGTCATTAACGAAGAAAAAGAATTGACCGGCGTTATTACTACGGCTAATCTTTTAAAGTTATTAGGTAATTTTTCAGGAGCGGATGCAATCGCCGGGATCATTGTGCTGCAAATGGAACGGCACCAGTTTGCTATTTCAGAGATCAGCCGTATTGTTGAAAGCAACGATGCTACCATATTGCACCTCAATACTGTTATCCACCCCGATACTGGCATACTAACGGTTACGCTTCAGTTAAATAAAAAGGAAGTAGCTTCTATTGTTAACACCTTTGAACGGTATGAATATAATATAGTCGGCTACTTCGGTAATGAAAAATTTGAGAACGACATTCACAGTAACTTCCGCCATCTAATGAATTACCTCGACATTTAA
- a CDS encoding NAD kinase produces MRIAIYSRGIENNQHNDMALLLKELNSYKAEPVFSQDFFNQFYSAINIKGKYSTFTSADDLNESIDCLISLGGDGTLLDTVTMVKDKGIPVLGINYGRLGFLANIGKEELHSAIQSLVERTYVLDKRTLIHLDGDIPLFNGMPYALNEFTLQKKDSSSMIKIHTYLNGEFLNTYWADGLIVATPTGSTGYSLSCNGPVVFPESKSFVITPIAPHNLNIRPIVIPDDNIISFEVEGRTDSYICTLDSRRQVVPKEAQLAVKKESFEINLIRLNENNFLQTLRNKLMWGADKRN; encoded by the coding sequence ATGCGTATAGCAATTTACAGTCGCGGAATAGAAAATAATCAGCATAACGATATGGCGTTGTTGTTGAAAGAATTGAATTCATATAAAGCAGAGCCGGTTTTCTCGCAAGATTTCTTCAACCAGTTTTATTCTGCCATCAATATAAAAGGTAAATATTCCACTTTTACCTCTGCAGACGATTTGAATGAATCCATTGATTGCCTTATCAGCCTTGGTGGTGATGGCACTTTGCTGGATACTGTTACCATGGTTAAAGATAAAGGCATCCCTGTATTAGGCATTAACTATGGACGCTTGGGATTTTTAGCAAATATTGGTAAAGAGGAATTACATTCTGCCATCCAGTCGTTAGTTGAGAGAACATATGTTTTAGATAAAAGAACATTGATTCACCTGGATGGTGATATTCCATTGTTCAATGGAATGCCCTATGCACTGAACGAATTTACGCTTCAGAAAAAAGATTCATCATCAATGATAAAGATTCATACTTATTTGAATGGTGAATTTCTAAACACTTATTGGGCTGATGGATTGATTGTTGCCACACCAACCGGCTCTACAGGTTATTCCTTAAGCTGTAATGGCCCCGTTGTTTTTCCTGAAAGCAAAAGTTTTGTAATTACACCTATTGCACCCCATAACTTAAACATACGTCCCATCGTAATTCCTGACGATAATATTATTTCATTTGAAGTAGAAGGAAGAACAGACAGCTATATTTGTACATTGGATAGTCGCAGGCAGGTTGTTCCAAAAGAAGCGCAGTTAGCAGTTAAAAAAGAGAGCTTCGAAATAAACCTTATCCGCTTAAACGAAAATAATTTCCTCCAAACACTTCGCAACAAATTAATGTGGGGAGCAGATAAAAGAAATTAA
- the porG gene encoding type IX secretion system protein PorG, whose amino-acid sequence MKKKTIIILFAVVVGFNAHAQFGEFLQGEFGFTAGVSNYFGDLNPSSSFSHPKPAVGIFYLKQFNNYLGMRVSAHYTQLGYSDIYNNNSFQRLRNLSFNTDIWELAVHGDFNFFKFVPGDDKYFFTPFISIGAGIFTYDPYAYVQGRKVYLRPLGTEGQNINYKDAEGNVRSPYGSMAFCFPVGIGIKYNISNRTNLSFQITHRLTNTDYIDDVSTTYVGADKFPTLPNGQPSDAGLLQDRSYNYGTPIGVEGRQRGWSKQKDQYIIAEIGLSFTFSDYRCPSAEY is encoded by the coding sequence ATGAAAAAGAAAACCATTATCATCCTTTTCGCCGTTGTGGTAGGTTTTAATGCCCATGCACAATTTGGCGAATTTTTACAGGGTGAATTTGGTTTTACTGCGGGCGTGTCGAATTATTTTGGCGATCTAAACCCCAGCTCCTCCTTTAGCCATCCGAAACCTGCAGTTGGTATCTTTTACTTAAAGCAATTTAATAATTACCTCGGCATGCGGGTAAGTGCACATTATACCCAATTAGGATACAGCGATATCTATAATAATAACAGTTTTCAAAGATTAAGAAACTTAAGCTTCAATACCGATATCTGGGAGCTGGCAGTGCATGGCGATTTCAATTTTTTTAAATTCGTTCCTGGAGATGATAAATATTTTTTCACTCCTTTTATATCTATTGGTGCCGGCATTTTTACGTATGATCCTTATGCCTATGTACAAGGCCGCAAAGTTTATCTTCGTCCACTCGGTACCGAAGGACAAAATATTAATTATAAAGATGCAGAAGGAAATGTTCGCTCTCCTTATGGCTCAATGGCCTTTTGTTTCCCTGTTGGTATTGGCATAAAATATAATATCAGCAACCGAACTAATCTTTCTTTTCAAATAACACATCGCCTTACTAATACTGATTATATTGATGATGTAAGTACCACTTATGTTGGTGCGGATAAATTTCCTACCCTACCCAATGGTCAACCTTCGGATGCGGGCTTATTACAAGACCGCAGCTATAATTATGGCACTCCTATTGGTGTTGAAGGGCGTCAAAGAGGCTGGAGCAAGCAAAAAGATCAATATATTATTGCAGAAATAGGGCTTTCTTTTACTTTTAGCGATTATCGTTGTCCTTCGGCAGAATATTAA
- a CDS encoding isoprenyl transferase codes for MSLKDSINKDLLPSHIAIIMDGNGRWAKEKGEDRLFGHFHGVESVRANVEGCAELGVQYLTLYAFSTENWDRPEYEVKGLMELLVDTIRKEVPTLNKNNIKLHVIGDISMLPGNAQNELAEAINETSANTGLNLIMALSYSSKWEIQQALKQIVTEAADGRLTPGDVTQETFKNYLATKNFPDPELMIRTSGEHRISNFLLYQLAYAELYFTDVRWPDFRKENLYEAIIDFQNRERRFGKTSDQVQAQ; via the coding sequence ATGAGTTTGAAAGATTCTATAAATAAAGATCTTCTGCCATCGCACATCGCAATTATTATGGATGGCAATGGACGCTGGGCAAAAGAAAAAGGTGAAGACAGGCTATTTGGACATTTCCATGGAGTTGAGAGTGTGCGGGCTAATGTAGAAGGTTGCGCAGAATTGGGTGTACAATATCTTACTTTATACGCATTTAGCACCGAAAATTGGGACAGACCTGAATATGAAGTAAAAGGACTAATGGAATTATTGGTAGATACCATCCGTAAAGAAGTACCTACGCTTAACAAAAACAATATTAAGCTGCATGTAATTGGCGATATCAGCATGTTGCCCGGCAATGCTCAAAATGAGTTAGCAGAAGCAATAAATGAAACAAGCGCCAATACCGGCTTGAACCTGATAATGGCATTGAGTTACAGCAGCAAATGGGAAATACAACAAGCACTTAAGCAAATTGTAACAGAGGCGGCAGATGGAAGATTGACACCAGGTGATGTAACCCAGGAAACATTTAAAAATTACCTGGCTACCAAAAATTTTCCTGATCCCGAACTGATGATAAGAACCAGTGGCGAACATAGAATTAGTAATTTTTTATTATATCAACTGGCTTATGCAGAATTGTATTTTACAGATGTTCGCTGGCCTGATTTCAGAAAAGAAAATTTATACGAGGCTATCATAGATTTTCAAAACAGGGAGCGTCGTTTTGGTAAAACCAGTGACCAGGTACAGGCACAATAG